CCGACCTGCTCGGCGGCTACGGCGCCTGGGCGGCCGCGGCCTGAACCCGCCGCGACGCCCGGGGAGTGGGGCCGGGAGCCGGAGGCGTCCGGCGGACGGGGGAATGCGCCGTCCGCCGGATGGGTTGATACGGGCGGGGGTATGCGCGAGGTGTCACGACACGTGGCGCGGTGCACCGGTACCGACCGGCACCCGGCACGGAACACGGGGGCGGGCGGCGACCAGCACCCGCCGAGGACGAGGAGGAGACCCGATGCAGGTGGGCGACGAGGCCGTCGGCGCGGTGCTGAACCGGCTGCGCCGGGCCCAGGGCCAATTGGCCGGGGTGATCGCGATGATCGAGGCCGGACGCGACTGCAAGGACGTGGTGACTCAACTCGCCGCGGTCTCCAGGGCGTTGGACCGGGCCGGGTTCAAGATCGTGGCCAGCGGCATGCGCCAGTGCCTGGCCGAATCCGAGGAGGGCGCCGCCCCGATGACCGAGGCCGAGTTGGAGAAGCTCTTCCTGGCCCTCGCCTGAGCCCGGACGGCCCGGGGCCGCGCAGGCCCGAACGCCCGCACGCACCGCGCTCCGGCGCGGTGCGTGCGGGTCCTGCCGCCGGTCCAACTTCTGCGGTCAACAACTCTCCGTCACCGGAATCCGCCGGTTCGCTCAGCAGTGATCTTCGATGTAGAGCATGCGCTGTCCCGGCTCGGCGCGGAACTCGTGGGCCAAGTAGCGGCCGGTCGACCAGGACCCGCCGGGGCCCTGGTACTCGTCCTTGATCCGGTTCCAGAGCATGGGCCGCTCGGCTTCGGCTGCGAGTCGAGGGCTGATGCCGCCCATGTCCCCCCACACGACCGGCGTCGCCGCGTCCTTGACCAGCCGACGAACGATGCGCAGGTCCAGGCGCTTGCGGTGGAGAACCCAGCGGGTCCCTTGCTCGTCGAGCAGTGTCACGGGGTCGTTCAGGCTGTCGGGGTTCGCAGGGAACGATTGCATGCTCCGAGTCTTTCAGAGCCCCGCCAAGGCCTTGCCTCTGGCAGAACCTTGGCGGACATGAGACCCCGTCAGGGACGGGCTCGGTGGTGGTCACGGCGCCGGAGCCGTGGGGCGGCGTGAGGCCGGGCAGGTCGTCGGCGGGGACCGCCTTGATCCACCGCGGGAGCCGATCGCCCTGAAGCTGAGTGATCATCTTCCCCGAGAGCCCAGGCGTTCGTGCGGGATCAGGCCAGGGTCAGGAACATCTTCTCGAGTTCCGCCTCGGTCATCGGGGCGGTGCCCTCCTCGGATTCGGCCAGGCACTGGCGCATGCCGCTGGCCAGGATCTTGAAGCCCGCCCGGTCCAACGCCCGTGAGACGGCGGCGAGTTGGGTGACCACGTCCTTGCAGTCGCGTCCGGCCTCGATCATCGCGATCACCCCGGACAGCTGGCCCTGGGCCCGGCGCAGCCGGTTCAGCACCGCGCCCACGGCCTCCTCGTCCACCTGCATCGAGCACCTCCTCGCCCTTTTCTGAACTCGCCCGATCATACGGGAGGCGCCCCCACCGGCCCGCCCGGCTACCGCCCGGCCTCCACCGGGACCGGCACCCGGACACCGGCCGCGCCCTCCGTCGGACGAACCGCCGGACGAACCGCCGGGCGGGCGGTGGAGCAGGCCGCGCAGCCGGAGCCCTCAGCACCGTCAGTGCCGTCAGCGCCGTCGGACGGGCCGCCGTCCGGGTGGCGCCGCCGGTCGACCACCCGCTGGGCCGCCGCCGCGAGCTCCCGGCGCCCCGGGAACAGCGCGGGCGGCAGCTGCGGCAGGAACTCGACCTCCGCCGTCAGCCCCCGCACCGACACCACCCGCCACAGCGAGGCCGCCAGCCCGTCCTCCCCGACGAACGCCGGTGCGGTGCTGGGCCGCCCGTCCGCGCCGCGGTAGCGCAGCGTCAGCGGCTGCACCGGCACGTCGGCCCGCACCGCCGCCTCGAACAGCGCCGGACGGAACCGCCCGCCGCCCCGCCCGCACCAGGTGCTGCCCTCCGGGAAGACCACCACCCGCTCGCCCCGGCGCAGCGCCGCGGCGATCTCCCCGACCGTGCCGGGCAGCGCCCGCAGCCGGTCCCGGTCGATGAAGATCGTGCCGCCCCAGGAGGTCAGCGGGCCGAGCACCGGCCAGCGGCCCACCTCGGTCTTGGCCAGCATCCGGCCCGGACGGACGGCCGCGATCAGCAGGACGTCCAGCCAGGAGATGTGGTTGGACACCAACAGCGCACCCCCCGTCGACCGGCCCGGCACCGCACCGGCGCCCACCCGCACCCGCACGCCCAGCGAGGCCAGCAGCAGCCGTGCCCACCGGCGCACCAGCCG
The window above is part of the Kitasatospora sp. NA04385 genome. Proteins encoded here:
- a CDS encoding metal-sensitive transcriptional regulator; translated protein: MQVGDEAVGAVLNRLRRAQGQLAGVIAMIEAGRDCKDVVTQLAAVSRALDRAGFKIVASGMRQCLAESEEGAAPMTEAELEKLFLALA
- a CDS encoding 1-acyl-sn-glycerol-3-phosphate acyltransferase, producing the protein MLAAPLVRALAWLPAERLVRRWARLLLASLGVRVRVGAGAVPGRSTGGALLVSNHISWLDVLLIAAVRPGRMLAKTEVGRWPVLGPLTSWGGTIFIDRDRLRALPGTVGEIAAALRRGERVVVFPEGSTWCGRGGGRFRPALFEAAVRADVPVQPLTLRYRGADGRPSTAPAFVGEDGLAASLWRVVSVRGLTAEVEFLPQLPPALFPGRRELAAAAQRVVDRRRHPDGGPSDGADGTDGAEGSGCAACSTARPAVRPAVRPTEGAAGVRVPVPVEAGR
- a CDS encoding metal-sensitive transcriptional regulator; this translates as MQVDEEAVGAVLNRLRRAQGQLSGVIAMIEAGRDCKDVVTQLAAVSRALDRAGFKILASGMRQCLAESEEGTAPMTEAELEKMFLTLA